The following coding sequences are from one Lolium rigidum isolate FL_2022 chromosome 6, APGP_CSIRO_Lrig_0.1, whole genome shotgun sequence window:
- the LOC124660286 gene encoding blue copper protein-like, producing the protein MPSATKMAEMKAAICIAAVAALIHVVTAADYFVGDPTGGWQGRTDYKSWAAAQSFAPGDTLTFKYSAYHNVVEVTADDYEACSTANPVSFDNSGLTTVALTAPGKRYFICGGPGHCQNGMKVEVDVADRPAPAAPSSPPQLPPSPLPPAPAPAAEPPRHAGHKRHKKWCSPPKPAPALAPVVQSSESYLPLAAVAPMSSPTPPAPMSSDAVAVWHSKWGGATLGLLALWFAVLPL; encoded by the exons ATGCCTTCTGCGACGAAGATGGCAGAGATGAAGGCGGCGATCTGCATCGCCGCAGTAGCAGCACTGATCCACGTCGTCACCGCCGCTGATTACTTCGTCGGCGACCCAACCGGCGGCTGGCAGGGGAGGACGGACTACAAGTCCTGGGCTGCGGCCCAGAGCTTTGCTCCCGGAGATACCCTAA CGTTCAAGTACAGCGCGTACCACAACGTCGTCGAGGTGACCGCCGACGACTACGAGGCGTGCTCCACGGCCAACCCCGTCTCCTTCGACAACAGCGGCCTCACCACCGTCGCGCTCACCGCGCCGGGGAAGCGCTACTTCATCTGCGGCGGGCCAGGCCACTGCCAGAACGggatgaaggtggaggtggacgtCGCCGACCGCCCCGCACCCGCGGCACCCAGCTCCCCGCCGCAGCTGCCACCCTCGCCATTGCCACCAGCTCCGGCGCCCGCCGCTGAACCGCCAAGACATGCGGGGCACAAGAGGCACAAGAAGTGGTGCTCCCCGCCTAAGCCTGCGCCGGCATTGGCTCCCGTGGTGCAGTCGTCGGAGTCGTATCTGCCGCTCGCGGCCGTTGCGCCGATGTCGTCGCCTACTCCGCCGGCGCCCATGTCGTCGGATGCTGTAGCCGTGTGGCATTCAAAGTGGGGCGGCGCCACGCTGGGGCTTCTCGCTCTTTGGTTTGCGGTGCTGCCGCTGTGA